One window of the Eucalyptus grandis isolate ANBG69807.140 chromosome 6, ASM1654582v1, whole genome shotgun sequence genome contains the following:
- the LOC104449210 gene encoding protein DETOXIFICATION 48 has product MCNPNPSSVDFPEKTLLNKNPNKKSSSMDLQDDLHRWPTPSEALEEIKAIGKISGPMAVTGLLLYLRAMISMLFLGRLGELELAGGSLAIGFANITGYSVISGLAMGMEPICGQAYGARQCKMLGLTLQRTVLLLLSASVPISFMWANMKEILLWCGQDEEISSTAHTFILFSMPDLFFLSLLHPLRIYLRTQNITLPLTYCSAASVLLHVPLNFLLVVHFKMGIAGVAIAMVWTNLNLFVLLSAYIYFSRVYEGSWVAPSADCLRGWSSLLALAVPTCVSVCLEWWWYELMIVLCGLLASPRATVASMGILIQTTSLVYVFPSSLSLGVSTRVGNELGARRPARARISAIIALVCAVGLGLGAMLFTTLVRHQWGRLFTENAEILELTAAALPIAGLCELGNCPQTTGCGVLRGSARPTIGANINLGSFYLIGMPVAIVMGFVAKVGFAGLWLGLLAAQASCALLMLYVLCRTDWAVQVERAKELTQPPPSSPPLLPISSKGSSPHPAPVSIVTNQKDASSNKKEANLEEILCVNDGGDDDEGHLVKSASSHETDPLLSTPNTVH; this is encoded by the exons ATGTGCAACCCGAACCCATCTTCAGTTGACTTCCCTGAGAAGACCCTTCTCAACAAGAACCCCAATAAGAAGAGCAGCTCCATGGACCTCCAAGATGACCTCCACAGATGGCCTACGCCTTCCGAG GCTTTGGAGGAGATTAAGGCGATAGGGAAGATATCTGGGCCGATGGCAGTCACCGGCCTGCTCTTGTACTTGAGGGCCATGATCTCGATGCTCTTCCTCGGGCGCcttggtgagctcgagctcgcggGCGGGTCTCTCGCCATCGGGTTCGCCAACATCACCGGCTACTCCGTGATCTCTGGCCTCGCCATGGGGATGGAGCCCATCTGTGGGCAGGCCTACGGCGCGCGGCAGTGCAAGATGCTCGGCCTCACGCTGCAGCGCACcgtgctcctcctcctctcagCCTCCGTCCCGATAAGCTTCATGTGGGCCAACATGAAGGAGATCCTCTTGTGGTGTGGCCAAGATGAGGAGATATCATCCACAGCCCACACATTCATCCTCTTCTCAATGCCTGACCTGTTTTTCCTCTCCCTGCTTCACCCACTGAGGATTTATTTGAGGACTCAGAACATCACATTGCCACTGACTTATTGCTCGGCTGCTTCGGTCCTCCTTCACGTCCCTCTCAATTTCCTCTTGGTGGTCCACTTCAAGATGGGCATTGCTGGTGTTGCTATAGCCATGGTCTGGACTAATCTCAACCTCTTCGTCTTGCTCTCTGCCTACATCTACTTCTCGCGAGTGTACGAAGGCTCCTGGGTCGCCCCGAGTGCTGACTGCCTCCGAGGGTGGTCCTCCCTGCTCGCCCTTGCCGTGCCAACCTGCGTCTCAGTGTGCCTCGAGTGGTGGTGGTACGAGCTCATGATCGTGTTGTGTGGCCTCCTCGCGAGCCCCCGTGCCACCGTGGCCTCCATGGGCATCCTCATCCAGACCACCTCATTGGTCTATGTGTTCCCCTCGTCTCTCAGTCTTGGGGTCTCGACCCGGGTGGGGAACGAGCTCGGCGCAAGGCGGCCCGCCCGGGCCCGGATTTCTGCCATCATCGCTCTGGTCTGCGCAGTGGGGCTTGGCCTGGGGGCCATGCTGTTCACCACCCTGGTGCGGCACCAGTGGGGGCGGCTCTTCACAGAAAACGCCGAGATACTGGAGCTGACGGCAGCAGCGCTGCCGATCGCAGGGCTCTGCGAGCTCGGGAACTGCCCTCAGACCACGGGATGCGGCGTCTTGAGGGGGAGCGCCAGGCCCACCATCGGCGCCAACATTAACTTGGGCTCATTCTACCTCATCGGCATGCCGGTGGCGATCGTGATGGGGTTCGTGGCCAAAGTGGGCTTCGCAGGGTTGTGGCTCGGCTTGTTGGCTGCTCAGGCTTCATGTGCATTGCTCATGCTCTATGTTCTCTGCCGAACTGATTGGGCGGTTCAAGTGGAGAGAGCCAAGGAGCTCACTCAACCTCctccctcttctcctcctttgcTGCCAATCTCATCCAAAGGGTCATCGCCCCATCCCGCTCCCGTCTCCATCGTCACGAACCAAAAGGACGCAAGCAGCAATAAGAAGGAGGCTAATCTTGAAGAGATACTTTGTGTTAACGAcggtggtgatgatgatgaggggCATCTCGTGAAGTCAGCTTCATCACATGAGACCGACCCTCTGCTATCCACTCCAAACACAGTGCACTGA
- the LOC104449212 gene encoding receptor-like protein kinase 7 translates to MPASTAPGRRSLPPLFLLCFLCLFCSVAVADELQILLNLTATLRTPNSNLFSSWTPNNPPCRFAGIACDVNGSVTAIDLSNQQLTGVLPLGSLCELKNLERLALGFNSLHGTPTGDLNGCVKLRYLDLGNNDFSGSVQDLSSLHELRYLYLNRSGFSGAFPWSSLKNMTDLIVLSVGDNSFDRTPFPEEIGSLLKLNELYMSNCSIEGRISPVIGNLIELGSLELSINHLTGEIPKEIGNLVNLWRLELYDNSLTGNFPVGFRNLTKLEYLDASINYLEGDLSELRFLTNIVSLQLLQNQLSGEVPIEFGEFQRLVNLSLYTNMLHGSLPQKLGSWAQFDYIDVSENFLTGTIPPDMCKQGTMRELLILQNSFSGEIPGAYANCSSLTRFRVSNNSLSGVVPAGIWGLPNVDMIDISLNQLEGPITSDIKNAKALTQLLVGNNHLSGKLPEEVTEAELLFKIDLSYNKFSGEIPESISNLKSLGSFYVQYNMLSGAIPESLSSCVSLSNLNMAHNSLSGEIPSSLGSLPTLNSLNLSYNELLGPIPASLSSLRLSLLDLSNNRLTGPIPQSLSLEADNGSFSGNPGLCTTAARIKSFKQCSSHPGSSKIIRTVVICFLVASVLLLTSLACFLFIKNREKNGDSKSREESWEVKSFHTLTFTEDEILETIKHENIIGKGGSGNVYKAKLPSGRELAVKHIPTADSSTHGRSLSTSPMLGKGCKRSREFESEVRALSSIRHVNVVKLYCSITSEDSSLLVYEYLPNGSLWDRLHSSGKLELDWKTRYWIAVGAAKGLEYLHHGCERPMIHRDVKSSNILLDEFMKPQIADFGLAKILQAGRGGKDSTQVIAGTPGYIAPEYGYTSRISEKSDVYSFGVVLMELVTGKRPIEPGYGENMDIVSWISSNLKCRESVMRLVDSRITQDHTREQAIKVLRIAVLCTERLPSLRPTMRSVVQMLEDAEPCGPVDIVIEKAGKSGVEGGKS, encoded by the exons ATGCCGGCGTCGACGGCTCCCGGCAGGCGAAGCCTCCCTCCTCTGTTCCTGCTCTGTTTCCTCTGCCTCTTCTGCTCTGTCGCCGTTGCCGACGAGCTCCAAATACTCCTGAACCTCACCGCCACGCTCCGGACTCCAAACTCAAACCTGTTCTCCTCGTGGACGCCAAACAACCCGCCGTGCCGATTCGCAGGCATCGCCTGCGACGTCAATGGGTCGGTCACGGCAATCGACCTCTCAAACCAGCAGCTGACAGGCGTGCTCCCCCTGGGATCGCTCTGCGAGCTCAAGAACTTGGAGAGGCTAGCGCTAGGATTCAACTCCTTGCACGGAACGCCGACGGGCGATTTGAATGGTTGCGTCAAGCTACGGTACCTGGACCTCGGAAACAATGACTTCTCAGGATCGGTCCAGGACCTCTCGTCTCTTCATGAACTGCGTTATCTGTACTTGAACAGGAGCGGGTTTTCCGGGGCTTTCCCGTGGAGTTCCCTCAAGAACATGACGGATTTGATTGTCTTGAGCGTCGGAGACAATTCCTTTGATAGGACTCCTTTCCCTGAAGAAATAGGAAGCCTTTTGAAGTTGAATGAGCTTTACATGTCGAATTGCAGCATCGAAGGGCGAATCTCGCCCGTTATCGGGAATCTCATTGAGCTTGGAAGCTTAGAGCTTTCAATCAACCATTTGACCGGTGAAATACCTAAAGAGATTGGAAATTTGGTGAATCTCTGGCGACTTGAGCTCTATGACAACAGTTTGACCGGAAATTTCCCCGTCGGATTCAGAAACCTCACAAAACTTGAGTACCTTGATGCATCGATAAACTATCTCGAGGGCGATCTGTCTGAACTGAGATTCTTGACAAACATAGTCTCTTTGCAGCTACTTCAGAATCAGCTCTCTGGGGAGGTACCAATTGAGTTTGGCGAGTTCCAGAGGCTCGTCAATCTGTCCCTCTACACGAATATGCTCCATGGTTCTCTGCCCCAGAAGCTTGGCTCATGGGCGCAGTTCGATTACATAGATGTCTCGGAGAATTTCTTGACGGGTACGATCCCGCCAGATATGTGCAAGCAGGGGACGATGAGGGAGCTTCTCATTCTTCAGAACAGCTTCTCCGGTGAAATCCCAGGGGCTTACGCGAATTGCTCGAGTTTGACGCGCTTTCGGGTCAGTAACAACAGTCTCTCAGGTGTTGTTCCTGCTGGTATATGGGGACTGCCGAATGTGGACATGATTGACATCTCTTTGAACCAGCTTGAAGGGCCAATCACCTCTGATATTAAGAATGCCAAGGCACTGACTCAGTTACTAGTCGGAAATAATCACTTGTCGGGTAAGTTGCCAGAGGAGGTTACGGAAGCTGAATTGCTGTTTAAAATCGACTTGAGTTACAATAAATTCTCTGGGGAAATCCCAGAGAGTATCAgcaatttgaaaagtttgggcAGCTTCTATGTGCAGTATAATATGCTGTCTGGTGCCATACCCGAGTCACTGAGCTCGTGTGTTTCCCTTAGCAACCTTAACATGGCTCACAATTCACTGTCCGGTGAAATACCGTCGTCTCTTGGATCTTTGCCGACTCTGAACTCTCTGAATTTGTCCTATAATGAACTCTTGGGACCGATTCCGGCTAGTTTATCTTCCCTAAGGCTAAGCCTTCTTGATCTCTCCAACAACCGTTTGACCGGCCCTATCCCACAGTCTCTCTCGCTTGAAGCAGACAATGGAAGCTTTTCCGGAAATCCTGGCCTATGCACCACCGCTGCAAGGATCAAATCCTTCAAGCAATGTTCGTCTCATCCAGGCTCATCGAAGATCATCCGAACCGTCGTAATTTGCTTCCTTGTAGCTTCAGTGCTACTTCTGACCTCCCTGGCATGCTTTCTTTTCATCAAGAACAGAGAAAAGAATGGAGACAGCAAGTCAAGAGAAGAGTCCTGGGAAGTGAAGTCGTTCCACACGTTAACCTTCACAGAGGACGAGATTCTCGAAACCATAAAGCACGAGAACATCATTGGGAAAGGGGGTTCGGGCAACGTGTACAAGGCGAAACTCCCTAGTGGCCGAGAACTCGCTGTGAAGCACATCCCGACGGCGGATTCTAGTACCCATGGAAGGAGCCTCAGTACTAGCCCAATGCTAGGTAAGGGCTGCAAAAGATCCCGAGAATTCGAATCCGAGGTCCGTGCATTGAGCTCGATTAGGCACGTCAACGTGGTGAAGCTGTACTGCAGTATCACGAGTGAAGACTCGAGCCTGCTTGTTTACGAGTATCTCCCCAATGGCAGCCTGTGGGACAGGCTCCACTCATCCGGGAAGTTGGAGCTGGACTGGAAGACGCGGTACTGGATCGCGGTCGGGGCGGCCAAGGGATTAGAGTATCTGCATCACGGGTGCGAGAGGCCCATGATCCACCGGGACGTGAAGTCGAGTAACATCTTGCTGGATGAGTTCATGAAGCCTCAGATTGCAGATTTCGGGCTTGCCAAAATCCTTCAAGCTGGTCGCGGCGGCAAAGACTCCACACAGGTCATAGCAGGAACACCAGGTTATATTGCCCCTG AGTATGGATACACGTCCAGGATCAGTGAGAAGAGCGATGTCTATAGTTTTGGGGTGGTCCTGATGGAGCTCGTGACGGGGAAGAGGCCGATAGAGCCAGGGTACGGGGAGAACATGGACATCGTGAGCTGGATCTCGAGCAACTTGAAGTGTAGAGAGAGCGTGATGCGCCTGGTGGACTCGAGGATCACGCAAGATCACACGCGAGAGCAGGCCATCAAGGTGTTGAGGATCGCGGTTCTGTGCACGGAGAGGCTTCCTTCACTGAGACCCACCATGAGAAGCGTGGTTCAGATGCTGGAGGACGCCGAACCATGCGGACCGGTCGACATTGTCATCGAGAAAGCCGGCAAGTCAGGTGTGGAGGGCGGGAAAAGCTGA